The Pseudomonas kermanshahensis genome includes a window with the following:
- a CDS encoding DUF4381 domain-containing protein produces MTPLDQLQPLIAPPAVGLWPPAPGWWVLLALLPLLAWGLWRVRHWRPRKRRIVRAEQPLDPVRVAALAELAQLPRPYDGAPAGAWLQQINALLKRLCRSHYPGANSHTLNGRQWLAFLDNRCPAAGLTRWMVLVEGAYKPECKLDDKAIVGLSQAVETWIRKHV; encoded by the coding sequence ATGACCCCGCTGGACCAGTTGCAACCGCTGATTGCCCCGCCGGCAGTCGGCCTGTGGCCACCGGCACCGGGTTGGTGGGTATTGCTGGCCTTGCTGCCGCTGCTTGCCTGGGGCCTGTGGCGCGTACGCCATTGGCGCCCCCGCAAACGCCGCATCGTGCGCGCCGAGCAACCGCTCGACCCGGTACGCGTGGCCGCCCTGGCCGAACTTGCCCAGCTGCCACGCCCGTATGACGGCGCCCCGGCCGGCGCCTGGCTGCAACAGATCAATGCCCTGCTCAAGCGCCTGTGCCGCAGCCACTACCCGGGCGCCAACAGCCATACCCTCAACGGCCGCCAGTGGCTGGCGTTTCTCGACAACCGCTGCCCGGCCGCCGGCCTCACGCGTTGGATGGTGCTGGTCGAAGGGGCCTACAAGCCTGAGTGCAAGCTCGACGACAAAGCCATCGTCGGGCTTAGCCAGGCCGTCGAAACCTGGATCCGCAAGCATGTTTGA
- a CDS encoding DUF58 domain-containing protein, whose translation MPTAQLAEPGIRIGLAELIDMRHRVREIQLFSRPGQRSPLVGLHHSKLRGRGVDFDQVRVYQAGDDVRNIDWRVTARTQEPHTKLFHEERERPIFILVEQSQRLFFGSGLMFKSVLAAQAAALFGWAALGHNDRIGGLVFGDNEHHEIKPRRSKQSLLQLLNRLAKVNQALHTEATPQADSLGLALRRAREVLRPGSLAIVICDERSLTDQVEQHLAMLSRHCDLLLLPVSDPLDHALPAAGLLRFAQRSAQLELDTLDASLRQAYRQQAESRIARWELMAQKLRVVLMPLSTQSEMIEQLREYLNAQRPGSSK comes from the coding sequence ATGCCCACCGCGCAGTTGGCCGAACCCGGCATCCGCATCGGCCTTGCCGAGCTGATCGACATGCGCCACCGCGTGCGCGAAATCCAGCTGTTTTCCCGGCCCGGCCAGCGCAGCCCGCTGGTGGGCCTGCACCACTCCAAGCTACGCGGGCGCGGCGTGGACTTCGACCAAGTGCGCGTGTACCAGGCTGGCGACGATGTGCGCAACATCGACTGGCGGGTCACCGCCCGCACCCAGGAGCCGCACACCAAGCTGTTCCATGAAGAACGCGAGCGGCCGATCTTTATCCTGGTCGAACAGAGCCAGCGGCTGTTCTTCGGCTCGGGGCTGATGTTCAAGTCGGTGCTGGCGGCCCAGGCTGCGGCCCTGTTCGGCTGGGCGGCACTGGGCCACAACGACCGCATCGGCGGGCTGGTGTTTGGCGACAACGAGCACCACGAAATCAAACCCCGGCGCAGCAAGCAAAGCCTGCTGCAGCTGCTTAACCGCCTGGCCAAGGTCAACCAGGCGCTGCACACCGAAGCCACGCCCCAGGCCGACAGCCTGGGCCTGGCCTTGCGCCGGGCGCGTGAGGTGCTGCGCCCTGGCAGCCTGGCGATCGTCATCTGCGACGAGCGCTCGCTGACCGACCAGGTCGAACAGCACCTGGCCATGCTTTCGCGCCACTGCGACCTGCTGCTGCTGCCGGTCTCCGACCCGCTCGACCATGCCCTGCCCGCAGCCGGCCTGTTGCGCTTCGCCCAGCGCAGCGCGCAACTGGAGCTCGACACCCTCGACGCCAGCTTGCGCCAGGCTTACCGCCAGCAGGCCGAGTCACGTATCGCCCGCTGGGAACTGATGGCACAGAAGCTGCGTGTGGTGCTGATGCCGCTGAGTACACAAAGCGAGATGATCGAGCAACTGCGCGAATACCTGAACGCCCAGCGCCCGGGGAGCAGCAAATGA
- a CDS encoding aldolase: MQTPKDQLVKRAQQQMLTALADNTYTPRQKLALTCRILFDGGHDSGLAGQITARAAEPGTYYTQQLGLGFDEISASNLLVVDEDLTVLQGQGMANPANRFHSWLYRARPDVNCIIHTHPLHSAALSMLEVPLAISHMDLCPLFDDCAFLKEWPGVPVGNEEGEIIASAIGDKRAILLSHHGLLIAGRSIEEACVLALLFERAARMQLLAMGAGEIRPIPEALGKEAHDWISTPKRHGAAFSYYARRALRAHGECLG; encoded by the coding sequence ATGCAGACCCCCAAGGACCAGCTCGTCAAGCGTGCTCAACAGCAAATGCTGACTGCGCTGGCCGACAACACCTATACCCCGCGGCAGAAGCTCGCACTGACCTGCCGGATTCTGTTCGACGGCGGCCACGATTCGGGCCTAGCCGGGCAGATCACCGCACGCGCTGCGGAACCTGGCACCTATTACACGCAACAGCTTGGCCTGGGCTTCGACGAGATCTCGGCTTCCAACCTGCTGGTCGTGGACGAAGACCTGACGGTGCTGCAAGGCCAGGGCATGGCCAACCCCGCCAACCGCTTCCACAGCTGGCTGTACCGCGCACGCCCTGACGTCAACTGCATCATCCATACCCACCCGCTGCACAGCGCCGCCTTGTCGATGCTCGAAGTGCCGCTGGCCATCTCGCACATGGACCTCTGCCCGCTGTTCGACGATTGCGCCTTCCTCAAGGAATGGCCAGGCGTGCCGGTGGGCAATGAAGAAGGCGAGATCATCGCCAGTGCCATCGGCGACAAGCGGGCGATTCTGCTTTCCCACCATGGCCTGCTGATCGCCGGTCGATCGATCGAAGAAGCCTGCGTGCTCGCCCTGCTGTTCGAACGTGCAGCGAGGATGCAGTTGCTGGCCATGGGCGCCGGTGAAATCCGCCCCATCCCCGAAGCACTTGGCAAAGAAGCCCATGACTGGATTTCCACGCCAAAACGCCATGGCGCCGCGTTCAGCTACTACGCGCGCCGGGCCTTGCGTGCCCATGGCGAATGCCTGGGCTGA
- a CDS encoding benzoate/H(+) symporter BenE family transporter: MTTPAQHPSASLGLTDILHPAIAGLVSVIVNYGGTFILVFQAAKVAGLSPELTSSWVWAVSIGVGITGLVLSWYSREPLITAWSTPAAAFLVTALASVPYAEAIGAYLLSAAGFVVLGLTGYFERLVRIIPGGVAAGLLAGILLPFGIGAFGGLSVDPVLAGLLIVAYAVFKRFTARYAVVGILVLGLAYLLIQGQAGLSQLTLEIATPVFTAPAFTLNAALSVALPLFLITLTGQYMPGMLVLRNDGFKTSANPIVAVTGLGSLLMAPFGSHAFNLAAITAAICTGKEAHEDPAKRWIAGIAAGVCYILVGVFGVTLASVFMALPATFITTLAGLALLGTIGTSLASAMADAKSREAALITFLAAAANITLLGIGGAFWGLVIGLLAYAVLNGRAPGFKRTQP; the protein is encoded by the coding sequence GTGACAACACCTGCTCAACACCCATCGGCATCGCTTGGGCTGACCGACATCCTACACCCCGCCATCGCCGGGTTGGTTTCGGTCATCGTCAACTACGGCGGCACGTTCATCCTGGTGTTCCAGGCAGCCAAGGTCGCCGGGCTAAGCCCGGAGCTGACCTCGTCATGGGTCTGGGCGGTGTCGATCGGGGTAGGTATCACCGGGCTTGTCTTGTCCTGGTACAGCCGTGAACCCTTGATAACGGCCTGGTCCACCCCGGCTGCCGCGTTTCTGGTCACGGCACTGGCCAGCGTGCCCTATGCCGAGGCCATTGGCGCGTACCTGCTGTCCGCTGCCGGCTTCGTAGTGCTGGGCCTGACCGGGTACTTCGAAAGGCTGGTCCGGATCATCCCAGGCGGGGTCGCGGCAGGGCTGCTGGCCGGCATTCTTTTACCGTTCGGCATCGGCGCGTTTGGCGGCCTGTCGGTCGACCCGGTGCTGGCCGGGTTGCTCATCGTGGCGTACGCGGTGTTCAAACGCTTTACTGCCCGCTACGCGGTTGTAGGCATCCTCGTCCTTGGCCTTGCTTACCTGCTGATCCAGGGGCAGGCCGGCCTTTCGCAACTGACGCTGGAAATCGCGACACCGGTGTTCACTGCCCCGGCCTTTACCCTCAATGCGGCCCTCAGCGTCGCGCTGCCGTTGTTCCTGATCACCCTGACCGGGCAATACATGCCCGGCATGCTGGTACTGCGCAACGACGGCTTCAAGACCAGCGCCAACCCAATTGTCGCAGTCACCGGCCTGGGCTCCTTGCTCATGGCGCCGTTCGGCTCGCACGCGTTCAACCTCGCGGCCATCACCGCCGCCATCTGCACCGGCAAGGAAGCCCATGAAGACCCGGCCAAACGCTGGATCGCGGGGATCGCCGCAGGGGTCTGCTACATCCTTGTGGGGGTATTCGGCGTCACGCTTGCCAGCGTGTTCATGGCACTCCCAGCCACCTTCATCACCACCCTCGCCGGCCTCGCGCTGCTGGGTACCATTGGCACCAGCCTGGCCAGTGCGATGGCCGACGCGAAGTCACGAGAAGCCGCGCTGATCACCTTTCTTGCAGCCGCTGCCAACATCACCCTGTTGGGTATCGGCGGGGCCTTCTGGGGCTTGGTCATCGGCCTGCTGGCCTACGCAGTGCTGAACGGGCGCGCCCCTGGGTTCAAACGTACTCAGCCGTAA
- a CDS encoding T6SS phospholipase effector Tle1-like catalytic domain-containing protein translates to MMQTHRSTFDTPAPTTLRVGVFFDGTGNNLGNATAAGQASGPLAGTSYGNAWSNVALLHALYPAPGSPAPGTMAFLKLYVEGIGTTAGAADSSFASATGRGRTGVEARVAEAVTMIADQLRGWCLAYPQSRLARVELDLFGFSRGAAAARHLANVLRDDASNLLGTSCAVGINFIGLFDTVAAIVAPLQGDFDPADARHGGLRLGLGKAIARHVVQLVAGDERRHNFPLVRSEGDIVVPGVHSNIGGGYLPCMQEQVLLCKPQSQRVPVRTKAECTRAYSAASALLTSAFAELGEPRPRVLTWEQPIAGGKPDEAQKQVYAAVYRERDVAGHLSRVYLSIMRELAVRGGVPFAELGDDEAHRLPDDLLDISRKLHGFALGSRPDAGLTEDEQRLLRDKYIHTSAHWNPVKGLRNSTLDVLFVNRPGEAGRVEHADPMV, encoded by the coding sequence ATGATGCAAACCCACCGCAGTACCTTCGATACCCCTGCGCCAACGACGTTGCGCGTTGGCGTGTTCTTTGATGGCACCGGCAACAACCTGGGCAATGCCACGGCGGCGGGCCAGGCTTCGGGGCCGCTGGCAGGTACCAGCTATGGCAATGCCTGGAGCAATGTGGCCTTGCTGCACGCGCTGTACCCAGCCCCAGGCAGCCCTGCGCCGGGCACGATGGCCTTTCTCAAGTTGTATGTCGAGGGCATCGGCACCACCGCGGGGGCGGCGGATTCCAGTTTTGCCTCGGCCACCGGGCGTGGGCGTACTGGCGTCGAGGCGCGCGTCGCCGAGGCCGTGACAATGATTGCCGACCAGTTGCGGGGCTGGTGCCTGGCGTATCCGCAATCGCGGCTCGCGCGGGTCGAACTCGACCTGTTCGGCTTCAGTCGTGGCGCCGCTGCCGCCAGGCACCTGGCCAATGTGCTGCGTGATGACGCGAGCAACCTGTTGGGCACCTCGTGTGCTGTGGGCATCAACTTCATTGGCCTGTTCGACACCGTGGCGGCCATCGTCGCGCCGTTGCAGGGGGACTTCGACCCCGCTGACGCTCGCCACGGCGGCTTGCGCCTGGGCCTGGGCAAGGCCATTGCGCGGCACGTGGTGCAATTGGTGGCCGGTGACGAGCGCCGGCATAACTTCCCGCTGGTGCGCAGCGAGGGTGACATTGTCGTGCCGGGCGTGCACTCGAACATTGGCGGGGGCTACCTGCCGTGCATGCAGGAGCAGGTGCTGCTGTGCAAACCGCAGTCGCAGCGGGTGCCTGTGCGCACAAAAGCCGAATGCACCCGCGCCTACTCGGCGGCCAGCGCCTTGCTGACATCGGCGTTTGCTGAGTTGGGCGAACCGCGGCCGCGGGTGCTGACCTGGGAGCAGCCGATCGCCGGCGGCAAACCGGACGAGGCGCAAAAGCAGGTGTATGCGGCGGTTTATCGGGAGAGGGACGTGGCCGGCCATCTTTCCCGGGTGTACCTGAGCATCATGCGTGAGTTGGCAGTGCGTGGTGGGGTGCCGTTTGCCGAGTTGGGCGACGATGAAGCCCATCGGCTGCCCGATGACTTGCTGGACATCAGCCGCAAGCTGCATGGCTTTGCCTTGGGTTCACGCCCCGACGCCGGCCTGACCGAGGACGAGCAGCGCCTGCTGCGCGACAAGTACATTCACACCTCGGCGCACTGGAACCCCGTGAAGGGCCTGCGCAACAGCACGCTGGACGTGCTGTTCGTCAATCGGCCTGGCGAAGCGGGGCGGGTGGAGCATGCAGACCCGATGGTGTGA
- a CDS encoding dihydrodipicolinate synthase family protein, which produces MSTPVIRGVIGYTITPFAADGSVDLAALGTSIDSLIQAGVHAIAPLGSTGEGAYLSEAEWEAVVRYSLEKIAGRVPSVVSVSDLTTARTVQRARLAQACGATAVMVLPISYWKLTEAEVVDHYKAVGAAIDIPIMLYNNPGTSGTDLSVELILRILGEVANVTMVKESTGDIQRMHRLYTATDGKVAFYNGCNPLTLEALVAGAAGWCTAAPNLIPALNLALWDAVQKGELAEARALFYQQYALLAYITQRGLPTTIKAGLKMLGLDVGAPRLPLQPLDAEGSAYLKGLLVSAQ; this is translated from the coding sequence ATGTCTACACCTGTAATTCGCGGCGTCATCGGCTACACCATCACTCCCTTCGCGGCAGACGGCTCGGTCGATCTAGCCGCCCTGGGCACATCCATCGACAGCCTGATCCAGGCCGGCGTGCACGCCATCGCCCCGCTGGGCAGCACGGGCGAAGGTGCCTACCTGTCCGAGGCCGAGTGGGAAGCGGTGGTGCGCTACAGCCTCGAGAAAATCGCTGGCCGCGTACCCAGCGTGGTCAGTGTCTCTGACCTGACTACCGCACGTACCGTGCAGCGCGCCCGCCTGGCCCAGGCGTGCGGGGCCACGGCGGTGATGGTGCTGCCCATCTCCTACTGGAAGCTGACCGAGGCGGAGGTGGTCGACCACTACAAGGCGGTCGGCGCGGCAATCGACATCCCGATCATGCTGTACAACAACCCAGGCACCAGCGGCACCGACCTGTCGGTGGAGCTGATCCTGCGCATCCTCGGCGAGGTGGCCAATGTGACCATGGTCAAGGAAAGCACCGGCGACATTCAGCGCATGCACCGCCTGTACACCGCGACCGATGGCAAGGTGGCCTTCTACAACGGCTGCAACCCGCTCACCCTGGAAGCCCTGGTTGCCGGCGCCGCCGGCTGGTGCACTGCAGCGCCGAACCTGATCCCCGCGCTGAACCTGGCTTTGTGGGACGCCGTGCAGAAGGGCGAGCTGGCTGAGGCACGGGCACTGTTCTACCAACAGTACGCGTTGCTGGCGTACATCACCCAGCGCGGCCTGCCCACCACCATCAAGGCCGGGCTGAAAATGCTTGGCCTGGACGTGGGGGCGCCGCGCCTGCCGCTGCAACCCCTGGATGCTGAAGGCAGTGCCTACCTGAAAGGGTTGCTGGTCTCAGCCCAGTGA
- a CDS encoding AAA family ATPase: MEHREALIALRTFLSTQILGQEKLVERLLIVLLADGHMLVEGAPGLAKTKAIKELAEGIEAQFHRIQFTPDLLPADITGTEIYRPETGSFVFQQGPIFHNLVLADEINRAPAKVQSALLEAMAERQVSVGRSTYDLSPLFLVMATQNPIEQEGTYPLPEAQLDRFLMHVKIGFPDAAVERRILLQARGEALGGETKPERRVSQQAIFAARKEILGLYMADAVEEYLVQLVMATRTPAKFDAELADWIAYGASPRGSISLDRCARAHAWLAGRDFVSPEDIQAVLFDVLRHRIILSFEAEAAGIDQDRVVQRILDVVAVA; the protein is encoded by the coding sequence ATGGAACACCGTGAAGCGCTGATCGCGCTGCGCACCTTTCTTTCCACCCAGATCCTAGGCCAGGAAAAGCTGGTCGAGCGGCTGTTGATCGTGCTTCTGGCCGACGGCCATATGCTGGTCGAAGGTGCCCCCGGGCTGGCAAAGACCAAAGCCATCAAAGAACTCGCCGAAGGCATCGAGGCGCAGTTCCATCGCATCCAGTTCACCCCCGACCTGCTGCCGGCCGACATTACCGGCACCGAAATCTACCGCCCAGAAACCGGCAGCTTCGTGTTCCAGCAGGGGCCGATCTTCCATAACCTGGTGCTGGCCGACGAAATCAACCGCGCCCCGGCCAAAGTCCAGTCGGCGCTGCTCGAAGCCATGGCCGAGCGCCAGGTCAGCGTGGGCCGCAGCACGTACGACCTGTCACCGCTGTTCCTGGTTATGGCCACCCAGAACCCCATCGAGCAGGAGGGTACCTACCCGCTGCCCGAAGCCCAGCTCGACCGCTTCCTGATGCACGTAAAAATCGGCTTCCCCGACGCTGCGGTGGAACGGCGCATCCTGCTGCAGGCCCGCGGCGAGGCACTGGGTGGCGAGACCAAGCCCGAGCGCCGGGTCAGCCAGCAGGCCATTTTTGCCGCGCGCAAGGAAATCCTCGGCCTGTACATGGCCGATGCCGTGGAGGAATACCTGGTGCAACTGGTCATGGCCACGCGCACGCCGGCCAAGTTCGACGCCGAACTGGCCGACTGGATCGCCTACGGCGCCAGCCCGCGTGGCTCGATCTCGCTGGACCGCTGTGCGCGTGCGCACGCCTGGCTGGCCGGGCGCGACTTCGTCAGCCCCGAGGACATCCAGGCGGTGCTGTTTGATGTGCTGCGCCACCGCATCATCCTGTCGTTCGAGGCCGAGGCTGCGGGGATCGACCAGGACCGCGTGGTCCAGCGCATCCTCGACGTCGTCGCCGTTGCCTGA